CTTTACATCACAGTGGCAGCCCCTTCGGATGACAGGATTGTGGGTGGCTACGATTGTCCAGCTCACTCTCAACCCTGGCAGGTGTCCCTGAACCTCGGCTACCACTTCTGTGGTGGCTCCCTCATTAACGACCAGTGGATCGCCTCTGCTGCCCATTGCTGGCAAAAGTTtgtattacattactgtatttaaacatttctctctgaaCTGTATCATTTGAAGAATCATCATGATTTTgttctttctccctttttcagCCCCTATTCACAGATTGCCATCCTGGGTGACAACCACATCTGGATCCATGAGGGCACGGAGCAGTACATGTCTGTAGATGCCATCTACTGGCATCAGAGTTACGACTACCAGACCCTGGACTACGACATCATGCTGATGAAGCTGGCGCACCCTGTCACCGTGAACGAGTACGTCAGTCCTGTGTCCCTGCCCACAGCCTGCCCAGCACCTGGGACCATGTGCACTGTATCTGGATGGGGAAACATCTACTCTGATTCAGGTGAGGTGCACCTGATCTTGACATAGAAAACttgacaaatatttttctcatgaTAATAGAATATATATTCTGTTGTGATCCTCTATCATTGACAAAAGATGTTTTCATCACCtgaggaaacaaaacatgataaattATTACACTCATGGCCTTCCATACATTTGAACACCTTTTTACAAAAGCCTTCAATAAGACATTGAGTACTGAAGTAGGCTACATTAAACTCTTGACTGCTGTCATGGTCTAAGACAAGGTTTCCCTCTGTGTTTAAAGCTAAGGTCGATCATCTGACCACTACTAACACAGAAATGATCACAgttttgtgaaataaatcattaacCTTTAGGAGGAAAAGCGTACAGGCACTATTTCACACTACAAATGCCAAGGTGGCTTGGCTTGCCACCAACGATAAAAGATTTTCCTGGCCggaaagaaactgaaaaactgaaatgtattttattcttgGAGTCAAAACCCTGAATATGTATGGAGATTTTTAAAGGTTAAGactaaatatacaaatacataacTAATTATATAACTAAATGCtttaacaaatgaataaatatataattatataccaaaatgcttaaataaatgaataaataagtaattaTATAATTTACTGCTTAATTgtcaccataaataaataaatcgcAAATGAGATActaaatatgttaatgtttaatttatttgtgtatttatcttgtatttattcatttatatatatttacacattacacgtctatttatttattcatatattatttttttattgatttattcatttgttcacatttatttttctatttataatttgatttatttatttatatatatactttcatttattcatggtgtaatttatataatttaatgcttaaataaattaataaataaataattaaataacttAATGCTTAATTTttaccataaataaataaatcacaaattaaatgagacattaaatattgctaatattaattatatgttattaatatattcataatttatttatttatttatttatttatttatttatttatttacttattcatttattcacatttatcCATCAAAAGTCAAGGGGCGGACTCTGACCTGCGATTAGTGGTTGAACTTGAATCTATTGCTTTCGTCTAATTCAAGATGGCAGCACCCGATGCAGATTTTAAAGAAATTTTGTGTCCTACAGTGGTAGATATATTGGCTGTAGTCAAGCAAgcattaaattatataatttttattttattcatttatttaagcattGAATTATATagttattcatatatttatatatttagttttggCCCTTTCAACCCTCCACACATATATAAGGTTTCAGTAGAAACTACAAACATTTATACAGCATCTTTGCATTCCAGTCTTTGTTCAAAAAGCCtgaaaatgtgctttaatgttttttgtaacTTGTACCAAGTGATTAGTCCACTACATATTGTCAGGTAAAATCCTCCAACTGTGATGAATTTCAGCTAACTTCTTGTGAAAGCTTAAGGGTGTGTTTGATGGATCAAACAGACTTTTAAATCCCAATTAAAACCAGTACTACACCAATTTAATGATAATTATAGCAGCCAAGCTAAAAGCTAATAGCTGTTCTGTTCTTAGCTCCATAAAAGTTGACACAGAGGTCTAATATTTTGTGGTGATGCTGCTCACTTAAATTAAAAATTCTGACCCGcttatctgtttttttgttgtttttttctttgtctttttttcttatctgcAGTGTTCAACCCATTTTACCTCCAGTGTTTGGAAGTCCCCATTCTGTCCCATGAGCAGTGTGACACCGCCTACCCTGCCATGATCACTGACCACATGGTGTGTGCCGGATACCTGGAGGGAGGCAAGGATGCTTGTCAGGTATTTTCACTCAATTACAAAACACATGAGATAAGGCTGGATGGTCTGTGAACATGTAATAAATGGAaaccttctctcttctcttcctcctcttcctctacctCTCCCCTGCTCAGGGTGACTCCGGTGGTCCTCTGGTGTGTAACGGGGAGCTGCATGGTATTGTCTCTTGGGGCCAGGGCTGCGCTCAGCCCAACTACCCAGGTGTTTACACCAAagtctgctctctgctgccctGGATCAATGAGATTCTCTCCACATACAGCTAGACTGTGATCTCCCATCACATACATGAGAGAGTggaaaccagagagagagattttaacTGAAGGAGACAGCAACAGGAAGTGGTGATGGGTTGTGTCAGAAAGAAAAGCAGCGGGAGAAACtgtggaaaagagagagaaaaatagatgTGAGATGCATTCAATCAATAAAATCTACAATTCTGTCGTACatcagtgtgtttattattgCTGACAATACAGTGCTGTATCTGCTCTCATAGACATTGTATAAACAGTTCTTTATTTCAAATCAGCGGTGAGATTTTCACCAAAGCAAATATAAACCACAATCAAACAATCATAGGTGGGGTGACTGCACTGAAAAAATCCACAAATCAAACATGAGCTTGTAGGTAAATCCAACATATTATGTGTGAATTTGACTGATATTGCCACACACTCACTGCTTCCATCCTTCCATCAAAACCTGTTAAAAGTGTTCAGCTTTCAAGTTCTGCTTGAGTAGTGTTAACGACATTTTCTCAGTCTTTTAGTTTTCTAGGTGCACATGAACACTGCACTCATATAGATTTTCTGTCTCTTGAGTGCAGAATGATTTAGACACCTGGAAAGGAAGGGCACAGGCTACATGAGTCTGAAATGAAGTCACACATTTGTTCAGAATTTACTTACTCATGAGCCCTTTTAACAATATAGGGGCAGAAAAttggctttttattttaattttgctaAAGCAGAGAAAGGTCTcccttgtttgttttgtggttcAAAAGTTGTGTGGCTGAAGATGACAGACACACTCTTGTGTTCATTTTAGTTATAGAGAGCATAGCTCATTTTATCTCAGTAGATTTTTTGATTTGGACCCAAATCTTGAGATGTGAATGCTGGTACATATTGGGTCCGTGGTCTCTCACCAGTAGATgctccatcatcatcataatgGTTCAGTCTAAATAGGATATTCACAAGTGAGGACGTCCTAATGCTTGACACCCTTTTAGAGCTATGTCTAATGTGAAAATCTGAAAATTGCGTTTTTGTCTCCACAACTTTGGTGCTCAACAgtatgaaaatagaaaaaaagatatttttgaaaaaaatgagcATTTGGAATGTCTTAACCcttacattttgacatttgaacgcagtaaaaacaccctaaatGACATAActgaaattttatgacttttcctaaagtggCCCAGAATATaccaaaatggaaatattttaaaattatatatttttgtgcagctcgtataaatatttgtatgtagAGAGTGTTCTGGGTCAAAAAATCCCTTATTTAAAGGGATTTCTTTTGCCAATTTTAAAGTCACTAGAGGCAGTCAAATCAAGGTGAAGGCTGGTTATGTGGAATCTTAAAATAGTAAAACTATAAATTggcatgtctgtgtatttttgtcattgggACAATGGGGACACATTAAACCCACCAACTCCGAGGCAGCCAACATAGTGGTTGCCCAACATAGTCCTCCCTACAGTGGAGGGCACCTATTTCACTGATTTGGTGAAGTTGAAGTTGATTGATTTGGTGGATCTGTTATTCCAAGATGAAAAAGGAGACAGTGAGTTGAGGAGAAAGTATTAGACgaggaaaacacagagaaaatgaaggaaaggTCCTTGTGACTTCTCTCATTCAAAGGTGACACCACCTTCCCCACACGCCAGCCACAGCAGCCGCAGCAACACAGTCGTCAAATCTTCCCCTGATcactgtctgtcagtctgcagTCCCACAGTCAGCTGCCACAAAGGGACAAAAGAGGGAGATGCAACTTCTGCACAACAAAAAAGGGACTATAACAGTTATgggtttttttgcagttttttttttttgaaatttgcaaaccagtttgttgttttgttttatgactaatACACTCGATGCAGAGTTGATTGAGTACACTTGACAGAAAAGGAGGGCATGTGGTTTACAGGCAGTgttgattgatggttttaatgCTTATAATGAAACCTACCATTCAAAAATATTGTTGCATCCTCCTCTTTCAACAGAATTCATAGAAATAATTAtggctgttttgttgttttgttgttttgtttggcatGTTGTTTTAGACAGCATGAGATCAGTGTCAAACCTAAAGAAAAtactctctcttctttctgaaactttaatgattaaaggattaatcacccatttattaatgactgataatatatatatatggatgcaaaatacatttgtgattCAAAATTTGGTATAGGGACTAATTATAATGGAACACTTGAGCCAGGTCAAAAATTACCCACTCCATACAATGAAGGGTTAGAATATGAACAGTGTGTAAGGGTTAAAGCttagttttaaaaaagatcaAGGAACTGATGCAACACAAGCTGTATTATTGAAGTCAAGCACATTTTGACTGATCACCAGACAGTATcattaagaagaaaaaacagacttACACGTTGTCAAACTGGTGTCACTATGCAGTTTTAACATTATGATGTTCAGAAATACTACAATTACTGTGCTTCCCACAATGACCTTGATTTCTTGTCCATGAAAGGTTGAAACTGGTGGTTGAAACATCAGCTGCCAGTAGTCAGTTATGACAGAGTGATATCGTGCATCCTGTTTGACACTTTTGTAACAAGCAGTCAACTGCTTGAAATCAATCAGTGGACAGTTGCACAGCAGCATCTCTCATCAGTCTtccacagacagaaagaagactGCAATGAATGCACCATGAGAGCATCATCGCTCTAGACAAGTGAAATACTCCTCTTCATCATTATCACAGTGACACAAGATAAAGAAATAGATTAGATGGAATATGACAGGAGGACACTTTAGCAAatgaatgacaaaatgtaaaattttaaatcaGTTTGCATATCcatttataattaatttattcataattCAAAAGCAGGGTGATGAAATTGAATTATTAATTAGCAACGACCACCGCAAACATCCATCTTCTAATCAGTTGTGAGACTGCTGTATAATGCAGATGTAGATGAAGACCGTCCACAGGTCCTTTGAGCTGCATGACAAATCCAGTCAAATTCTGAACAAAtgggtcaaaaaaaaaaaaaaaaaaacagaacttgagttaaaataaatgaagaaatccTGCTGTGGAAGAAAGGTCAGCAATATATTGGAGAATATATTGGTCATTATGCTTTAGACAAGACCCTAGAGGGGCAATTTAGATTTCGgataaaaatgtcatcagtgtaatttaaataaaatgttaatatattgaaattaattaaatgaaaccTTTTGGAGTGAGGATAGCAGCATCCACTTTGGATGTTTCTGAGGCAACAGCAATAGCTATTATGTTGTGGAAATAAATAATGCATTGACATTTTGTTTAGCTATTCAATAGGCAACATTCGTGGCACCTCtctcttttcactcttttatccagtttgttgatttatgtgcaaaaataaTATATGTAGAAATTACTTGCTGGATTTAGTTTAGTCATTATTGTTAGATAAAGTAATAACTATGTAAACTTAAGAATCtgttttttgaaattatttcacGTAAACAAGACTCAgctttatattgtttatttttcatattcttcagtacaaaagatgatgGAACATAAACAGCGAATGATGTTGAGCTGCTTGACTGAAGTTGTTACTGGTTTAGATCACTTAGTAGCTGGCCATGGTGCTCTCCAGCCATTCGTTGAAGATGCAGACCTAAAAGGAGGATAGAACAGTGAATCAGTGTGTCATTGCAGTTCAGATAGCCTGAGTAAAGTTTAACTGGACACAGTGTATTGACTGAATAGCCTTCCTTGTTTTAAAGTTACCTTGGCGTAGACACCAGGGTGGTCCCTCTGAGCACAGCCGTATCCCCAGGACACAACACCCTGCAGCTCACCGTTGCACACGACGGGGCCACCAGAGTCACCCTGAGAGCAGAAAGAATAGTGTGAGATGCAATTCAATTCCAATAAAAACTCAACATGACTTATTTCATATAGCTATATTTCTGCATGAACACCGAATTACAGACCTGGCAAGAGTCCTTGCCTCCCTCCAGATATCCAGCGCAGAACATGGCGTCGGAGATCATGCCAGGGTAGGAGTTCTGGCAGTCACTGTCAGACAGGATGGGGAGGTCCAGGCACTGCAGCTTGTTTCCGTCAGCTgccaagaacaaaaacagattcaGAGGAAACTGGAACTACACTGCAGTAAAAGCAAAGTGCAATGCAGGAGTAACTACTCACTGGAGCTCATGGTGTTGCCCCAGCCAGAGACAAGACACATGGTGCCAGCGGGGGCGCAGCTGGTGGGCAGAGCCACAGGCTGCACATACTGGTTGAGGGTGGCGGGATTGCTCAGCTTGATCAGCATGATGTCATTGTCGATGGTGTAGGCGTTGTAGTTGGGGTTGCGGATGACACGGGAGGAGGTGATGAACTGCTCAGTTCCCTCGGAGACCCTGATGTGGTGCTCTCCAAGACGCACCTCAACACGActtgaaaaagacagaagacaggATATtagtgcaaaaacacacaaaaatgactaTTACATACAAATGTGTATTCCACTATTATCCTGGGAAAACATGAAGAATATGCTTACGACTTGTAGCAGTGAGCAGCAGACACAACCCAGTTCTCATTGACCAGGGAGCCACCACAGAAGTGGTAGCCAGAGTTCAGAGACACCTGATGGGGCTGGGAGTGGGCCTGGCACTCATACCCTCCGACGATCTTGTCGTCCTCCGTggcaactgaaaacacacagggaGCCAAACAGTTAGTGGCCAAGTGAAAGTTTTTATAATTCAGTGATTAGGGCTGGGAGAGATAAATGCTTACAAGCAGCTCCGATGAGCAGAACGAAGACCAGAGACCTCATGGTTGCTGTGTGATCTTGTCGATGAGAGGACTTCACCTGGAGCCCTGGTTTATATCCACATTCAAGAGAAGCTCCCTGCCCGCCAGCCGTCCTCATTGGTCAGTGGAGAGCCAATCACTGCAGCAGGATATTAGGGTTAGGTGGTTCATTTCTAGAATTCGATAAAGAAACACCTTTCATTGCAAAAATTAGGATGGCTTTCTTGACAGCAAATTTGGAAAACCCTGAAGGAAAATTTAAATGTAGATCACTTTGACTCCGgcataaatgtattcatgttttgAAGTATAAGTAATTCCTCTGTAATCTATAATATGTGGATAATATGTTAATTTAAGTCtggttttgttatgttttgtggAGCTTCGGAGTGAAGTATTTTAATCCACATTTGTCGACAGCTACAGTAGTTATTCTGTAGAATAAAAGAGAAGGATAAGCTCTAAGAAAGGAGGCATTGCTATGGAGCAGTATATTAAGTTTGACTTAGCATCACTTCTT
The sequence above is drawn from the Thunnus maccoyii chromosome 10, fThuMac1.1, whole genome shotgun sequence genome and encodes:
- the LOC121905184 gene encoding trypsin-1 — its product is MRSLVFVLLIGAAFATEDDKIVGGYECQAHSQPHQVSLNSGYHFCGGSLVNENWVVSAAHCYKSRVEVRLGEHHIRVSEGTEQFITSSRVIRNPNYNAYTIDNDIMLIKLSNPATLNQYVQPVALPTSCAPAGTMCLVSGWGNTMSSTDGNKLQCLDLPILSDSDCQNSYPGMISDAMFCAGYLEGGKDSCQGDSGGPVVCNGELQGVVSWGYGCAQRDHPGVYAKVCIFNEWLESTMASY
- the LOC121905185 gene encoding trypsin-2-like; its protein translation is MIGLIVLTLLGAAVAAPSDDRIVGGYDCPAHSQPWQVSLNLGYHFCGGSLINDQWIASAAHCWQKFIAILGDNHIWIHEGTEQYMSVDAIYWHQSYDYQTLDYDIMLMKLAHPVTVNEYVSPVSLPTACPAPGTMCTVSGWGNIYSDSVFNPFYLQCLEVPILSHEQCDTAYPAMITDHMVCAGYLEGGKDACQGDSGGPLVCNGELHGIVSWGQGCAQPNYPGVYTKVCSLLPWINEILSTYS